The genomic window TAGTGAGGAAAGAGAGTCAGGGCTATTtggttacttgcccaaggtcatagggAGCAGGAGTGAGGTGAGAATCCAGGTCTCTCATGGCCTGCTTCTGAGCTTTCCCAAAGAATAAAGAGTCTTTCTGTTAGGAAAAGCCACATTTTCTATTATGAAGCCACTTTCTCCAAAATCTTCAGGAAATTAATTCCCCAGACTTGTGATCtagggagaaaaataagacaatttcCCTTTATTAATAAGGGAGATTCCTGAGATGCAGCTGAGTTGCTCGTTGCTGAAGATCTCACAGCATGTGGAGAGGCAGAGCTGCCAATTTGACCCGTTTGTTTGACCAAACTCTATCTGCTGGACCACCCAAGGACTGAGTCCAACCTCAGGCAGCAGGTGCCACGTACTTTCCCCTGGCTTTTGGTGGATGTGCAGTTGTTGAGCAGTAACACCTTGAGCTTCCAAATGAACGTACCGTAGTGTCCGGGGACTCAGATAGAGGATTCCTGTGTAGCTTGTACTCCAAAGTGGAGCTGAGTCCTCCAAATAAGAGTTTAAAATGCCTCTCCAGTCATCACAGCATGTAGCAGAATGTGAAATTGTCAGGAAGACCAGGTGCTTAGGTTAACAAAACAGAATTGTAGCATCACATTGCTATTTCGTTAAATCAGGAGGCCAGCATTTTGATGGGACATAGTAGAGGGATTATACATTGAACCACTGTGTAAAGTGTAAGAATTCAGTAAATAGGGTCCTGAAGTAAGGAGagaatagtctttaaaaaaaaacagtagaaaaagatAACATGGAGCAAGAGGATTCCTAGGATCTGGAAGAGTAGTAAAGTCTGGTCAAGCCCTGTCCCATTCTGTTCCATTTCCTAAGAATTCTAACAGCTGTTTAGTGATGAGGAACCAGAGAATTGACTAGTGTAAGGGCACAGGCTTTGGATCCAGAAAGTATCGGTTGAACCTTTGAAACACCTTGACTCCTTACTGGCTCTGagaatttgggcaagttatttacccTAGTTCAGGTGCCTGTGGCTTGGTTTTGGAGTCTGAAGTAGGTCTTCCTTTTCCAAGAATTGACAAGTATTTACAGTTCCTCAGAACTTGTATTGTATCTTGAAGAGTAGGAGGGGGTGGGTCTGGATCTGGAGCCTCCTCAGAATTGCTAAAAGGTAACATAGGGAATCTCTTGTCTGTCCTTATAACCTAGGGGGGAACTGGAGAGGAGAGCTGGAGCCATTTCCATCGTGGAACTAATCATGGAGCCTGAAACGTGGGTTTTTTAGAATCTGAATTCCTTTGGAGGCTTGGAGGACAAAATAGCAGGTGCTTAGGTGGGGGAAGGAAGTGGAAGTTTCACTCACATGCCAAGGCTAAGGTACAAAAGGAGTGGCCATTATATTGGGGTTGGCAGAAGGAGATGTGTCTTTACTCTTTGTGTTCTCTGCTTTCccacctcctgcttcctcctggaCTCATCTGTGTGTGGTCATGGTACCTTTCAGCCCATTTTATAGTGACATTATAGGAGACTAACATTACATCAGGCAATCCaaatttcctccattttctcataCCCCAAACTGGAGCTCCTGTTAACTTTAATCCTTCTCACTTATCAATTCTCCTGccctttcctctttatttttgttgtgctgttttgtttgtgtgtgtttgttttttcctcctcagGTGCTCAAGAACAGCCCATGGAAGAATCATATAAAGAGGTGGTGATTAAGGTCATACAGCAGGAGTGGACATGTTTGGATTTCCAGCAGCTACCCTGCTGGACTGTCATGGAAGATATGCCCAGAATGTAGCATTTTTCAGTGAGTGAGTCGGTTGATTGCTGGGATGCTCTCGGCTCACCATAttccctgtccctgtccccagCACTGGTAGGCAGGCTGAGGAAGCAGAGGGGACATTCCTGTGGTGGAGCTCAGCATTCCTGGGGTTACAGAGAAAGCCTGCAAGCTGGAGTTAGAAATAGCAGTAGAAACAGAGCAGGAGAACAGTCCTGACATGGAGGTAGTCTCTGAGAGAATAAATGAGCGGCTTTAAATCTCAGTGCAGTCAGATGACGAAGGGTAAGGCAGGGGAACAAGGACAAAATCTCCCAAGGATGACTCCAAGAAAACTGGTGAAGTGATGAGTGGTGCAGTAGGAGGCTCAGATGCAGGGCAATATTGGAAAAATACTACCAATATCTGCACAGAAAGTGTTTAACTTCCCGACCAAAACTGATTTCAATTCCACCATAGCTTAGTGAACTGAAATAACATGGGTTTTAAAGGGGAAAATTCCTTGGATCAGATTCTATAATTGCCCTGGCTTGATCTGTGGTAtcagacaagttatttaacttccttGAGCACCAGGCTTATCTGCAAAATAGAACAATAAGCTCTATGTTGCAGGGTTGCAGGGACTAGAGATAATAGATGCAAAGTACCAAGGATTCTGCTGCATATTTCCTGACATCATGGAGCTTACTCCACTGTCAGGAGAGCAGACTGGAGCAGAGGTGGATTTCTCATGGAGCTAATGAAACTTAAGTTCTAGGACCCCTTTCTCACATTGGTCTCTTCAAAGCCCTGTACCtacttttatactttttcttgATGGAGTCCCTCCAAAATTTTAAAGCTTAGGCCCTACACAGCTTGGGTCCATACCTATTTTGGAGTTAGGTAAAACTTGAGTATGGGCCTCTATATGATCctgtataattttcttaatttttctgagcAAACAGAGATAATCATGTCTACCTCACAAGATTACATGGTAGGCTAAATTAAACTAAATTTAGAGGCAGTACACTGCTGTGCAGCATGCCCAcatttgaatcccaactctgtgCTTACCTAGCTGCGTGATCTTTGACAACCGCCCTATGCtctcatttccttatctgtagcAATCTTACAGGATTGTTTCCAGGATTAAATTATCTATGCAAAGTTCATGGTATattgtctggcacataataagcgcTCAaagcattgtttcttttttccctgttcTTCTCACTCAGCATATTGGTGCATCTTACATGACTTCCCTCTCATTTTGccagatgtgatgacagaagcccACCACAAATATGATCACTCTGATGCCACAGGATCCTCAAGCTGGGATTTCCAGAAttctttcagaaaagagaagctgGAACAAAAATCCCCAGATTCTAAGACACTACCGGAAGACTCACCTGGAGTGAGACAGAGGGTCTACGAGTGCCAGGAATGTGGAAAATCCTTCAGGCAGAAGGGTAGTCTAACATTACATGAGAGAATCCACACTGGTCAAAAGCCCTTTGAGTGTACCCACTGTGGAAAAAGCTTCAGGGCCAAAGGCAATCTTGTTACACATCAGCGAATacacacaggagagaagccctatcAGTGCAAGGAGTGTGGGAAAAGCTTTAGTCAACGAGGTAGTCTGGCCGTTCATGAAAGACTCCACACTGGACAGAAACCCTATGAGTGTGCCATTTGTCAGAGAAGCTTCAGGAATCAAAGTAACCTTGCTGTTCATAGAAGAGTTCACAGTGGTGAGAAGCCCTATAGATGTGACCAGTGTGGAAAAGCCTTCAGTCAGAAAGGCAGCTTAATTGTTCACATCAGAGTCCACACAGGCCTGAAACCCTATGCCTGCGCGCAATGCAGGAAGAGTTTCCACACCAGGGGGAATTGTCTCCTGCATGGCAAAATCCACACAGGAGAGACACCCTATCTGTGTGGCCAATGTGGGAAAAGCTTCACCCAGAGAGGGAGTCTGGCTGTGCACCAGCGAAGCTGCTCACAAAGGCTCACCCTGTGACCAC from Equus asinus isolate D_3611 breed Donkey chromosome 2, EquAss-T2T_v2, whole genome shotgun sequence includes these protein-coding regions:
- the ZNF32 gene encoding zinc finger protein 32 isoform X3, which encodes MTEAHHKYDHSDATGSSSWDFQNSFRKEKLEQKSPDSKTLPEDSPGVRQRVYECQECGKSFRQKGSLTLHERIHTGQKPFECTHCGKSFRAKGNLVTHQRIHTGEKPYQCKECGKSFSQRGSLAVHERLHTGQKPYECAICQRSFRNQSNLAVHRRVHSGEKPYRCDQCGKAFSQKGSLIVHIRVHTGLKPYACAQCRKSFHTRGNCLLHGKIHTGETPYLCGQCGKSFTQRGSLAVHQRSCSQRLTL
- the ZNF32 gene encoding zinc finger protein 32 isoform X2, which gives rise to MFGFPAATLLDCHGRYAQNVAFFNVMTEAHHKYDHSDATGSSSWDFQNSFRKEKLEQKSPDSKTLPEDSPGVRQRVYECQECGKSFRQKGSLTLHERIHTGQKPFECTHCGKSFRAKGNLVTHQRIHTGEKPYQCKECGKSFSQRGSLAVHERLHTGQKPYECAICQRSFRNQSNLAVHRRVHSGEKPYRCDQCGKAFSQKGSLIVHIRVHTGLKPYACAQCRKSFHTRGNCLLHGKIHTGETPYLCGQCGKSFTQRGSLAVHQRSCSQRLTL
- the ZNF32 gene encoding zinc finger protein 32 isoform X1: MFGFPAATLLDCHGRYAQNVAFFTYWCILHDFPLILPDVMTEAHHKYDHSDATGSSSWDFQNSFRKEKLEQKSPDSKTLPEDSPGVRQRVYECQECGKSFRQKGSLTLHERIHTGQKPFECTHCGKSFRAKGNLVTHQRIHTGEKPYQCKECGKSFSQRGSLAVHERLHTGQKPYECAICQRSFRNQSNLAVHRRVHSGEKPYRCDQCGKAFSQKGSLIVHIRVHTGLKPYACAQCRKSFHTRGNCLLHGKIHTGETPYLCGQCGKSFTQRGSLAVHQRSCSQRLTL